The genomic stretch CATCTTCTTCTGGAGGGCTCGCTCATCGTAGCCGAAGAATTTTTCCTTGGCGAATTCAATGCCGTTGGCGACACTATTGGTTTCGGTGCTGTCGCGGCCCACGAGTCTGGCAATCGGCTCATCGAGTTCGCGGCCCATTGTCGAAAATGCTTTTCTGATTTCGGCAACTCGTTCAACTGGAACAGTCGGCGTCGCCAACTCCGCATCGGTGTACTGCTTCAGCCCCGGCTCAGTCGCCGTACCGTGCCACCATTTCAAAAGCTGCTCGCCAAAGTCAGTGGATTGCCGCCGATTTTCCTCAAAAATCTGATGAAATTGGCTGCGTTGAGCCTGTTCGTATTTTGCGTCGATGCGGTCAAAAGCGTCGTAAAACTTGGGAAGATCTCGCTCAATCGCAACAACAGGATTGTTTTCTGCTGTAAGCGTCGGTCGTGGCGCTTTCTCAAGTATCGCCTTTGACCCAGTCAGAACGTCACCCAGCCGCGAAACTGGATGCTGCAAATCGTGCTCCTGCAGAAAGCCATACACTTTGGTCTTAGCGTTCTTTGCAGACTCTTCCGCTGACCACTTCAGATCGTAATACTTTCCTTGAACGGCTCTATTGCTTGCCACTTTGTTGATGCCAACGTCCAGGGCTCCAAAACCTGCTCCGAACAGGGCAAATTCACCGGCGCCACTTGCCAGTTCAGACGCGCTCGCCATTCTATGCTCGGTAAAATATGTGTTGCCAACTGTATTGACTAAACCGCCGGCAGCCCCTGCGATTGCATTGTTGCCGATTTTTGAAACAAACGGATTAGAGTAAAAAAGTTTGGCATCCTCTAACGCTCGCCCTGCACTACCCATAGTGGCAAAAGTCACGCCGTTGACCGCGGCATTCTCCAGACGTCCCTGCAGGAGACTCTTGTTTTCTGCACTGGGAGTGAAAACACCGCCGTAGAGACCTCCGGCAAGCGCCATCTTGGTGCCGCTTCTGACAGCCTGAGAGCTGAAAATACCAGCGGCAGATTCGCCCATCAGCTTGTCTGCAGCGCCGCCGGTCAGCCGCGATAATGCCGTGAAATCCAAAATGAAACCAGCCATACCGCCGGCTTTGTAGGCGATGGAGGAATTGCTCTCATCATGTCGTTCCACATGACCGCCAAGCAACTGTCGAACGCCATCTAGTGGTTGCTGAATGGCAGTATCGTATAACCCCTGCACGCACGAAATCCGAGGCGACGTTACTGTTCTTGCTCTGGGTTGGCTTATCCAGTTCCATGCCCCCAGTATGGTGGGCGGTGGGGCGGATGTCATTGGGGGAATTACGGTGTCGTGTTTTTTAACATGTAAGCAAGCTCGAACTGCTCATGCTCGATTTCTGACGGTGACGTGTAGAGCGTGTAGAATTCGGTCTGATCGGCTGAACGTGGCACCAGGATGGAAAGACCAGCCATCGTCACCGGCGGCTTGGTTTGCGGCAGTTCGTAGGAGAAACTACACGCCAGAGCATTTGTGCGGTATTTTCCCCAGGGCTCAACCGATACCACTGCCAGGCTCGGATAACGCCCGCTCTCAGACGCCTTGACTAGAAGCTTCTTAAGCAACTGACGACTTTCGAGTCCTTCTGAGTCGATAACACCGATCTGCAAAAGTGACACGCCACCGCTCGAATCGGTTCGGACAAATGTAGCTGGGGCGTTGGGATTAGCACTCGCCGACTGTGTATTCTTTTCGTCAGTACGGCGCCAGGTTGTCGCGATCGGAACCTCGTGAGAGACAGAGAGAACTTGCTGCCGCTCGAATTTCAAGTGAGACTGACAAATTGCCCACGGAATCAAAACAAGTTCAACAGTTGCCACTGCAGCGATCAAAGTTACCGGAGTCAGTAAAGTCGCCTTCTTATCGCGGTCAGACTCTTCCAGCTGCGGCGCGACGTGCTTCAAAAATAACGCTACCAGTAGCATAAACAGACCAACTGGAATCATCATCAGCGTATACAGGGAGCTATCCGCACGCCAATAGACTTCGAAGTGCGAGTAAGACCATGAAATCAAGAAATGACTTGCCATTGCCAGCGGTATCGCAAACAGAAACATCTTGCCAGGACGGGAACGTCCGTAAAGCTGCGAAAGACCCAGTATCAACGCAGGTATCCAATACGCCAGGTAGGACTGAAACAGATTGCAATTGAACAACAATTCCTGCTTGCACGGCGCTAGAAGCGCACGTACTTCCGGAGGCAATGGCAGCTCAACTAGAGTCATAGAGAAGGAAGCGATGCCGCTGCCAAAGGCGACTAGAAGAAAGAGAACAGCTTCACGAACGTTCTCGCGCTCGCCTATTTTTCGTTTCGCAAACACATAAACCAGTGCAAGCAAACTGATATAGAGTACTGTACGAATTAAAAACCACGCACCCGGTATTACGAGATCGATGTTGATCGAACCGAGCTCTCGCAACGACTGACATTGAGCATTCACGGTCTGAGTCAGGAGCGGAATCGACCAGCCGACAGCGCAGAATTTCTCCAGGACATTGAAGGCTAGTCCTGTCAAAGCACCAAGACAGAAGACGCCGAGAAGCGGCGGGATTGTAAGCGGAAGCTTCTTAACGCGATTGGTCGTCCAGACCAGGAAGTAATAGGGCAAACCGATATCGATGACACCGTGAAACATGGCGAGAAAAATCTCGTTCATCAGCTTGAAATCTTTGCATGCAGTACGAGCAAAAATCTCCAGCAGGGCGAACAGTGCAATCCCGCCGTAAACGGCGAGTCGCCCGGGAGAAGGCCATGCAGGCGATGATTTGCTGCTTAAGTCCCAACCAACCGTGTGCAACAACCAGAGCAATCCAACCGCGAACAGAAAGAGAAGGGTCAATGAATGCGTGGGTGTGCGCAAAAACGACGACATCTGGAACACATACTCCCAGACTAATAGAAAAGCAAAAACGTTGAGGAACAATAACCGCACAAGCGCTTCATTAGTGACTCGACGTTGGACGGCAAGAATACACACGAGAACGCAATCAAACAACAAGACGTAGCTGAACCAGTGGACAGCCAGTGTGGTGAGAGGGTCTGACCATATCCATGGTTTGAAAAAATTGTATATGGCAAAGAACAACGGCAGCAAACTGACAAGGTTGGCAGCGCTCGGTTTGGACAGCAACACACAAACAGGTTGACTGAAAGCCACTATCATCGACAAGCACAAAAGCGCGATCAACAGCGGTTTCACAGACTTAGCTGGAAGAACGTCACCGATGGAGTTTGCGAGAGTTTTGCTGCTCTTGCTTATCTTATGCAAGATTCCGACGCCCATAAAATACCAGAGCGGCCAAAAATAGCTCGTCGTCAAGGTGAGCGAAGAAATAAGCTGACTGCCCGATTGTGCCAGGTCACCGCGTGCCAAACCAGCAAACAAATAGACGCTCAGTAAGAGCGCTATGGACCATGCACAAACGGCCATAGCATATGTGCGCTTCGCTTCACCTTCCTCAGCATCACCAGACCCAGCCTCGCCGGACGCTTCGTCTGCCTCAGTTCCAGCTGCCTCGCGGGACGCTTCGCCGGCCGCAATTCCGCCGGACTCCCCCTCGGCTGCCTCAGCTCCGCCTGTTTTCCCTTCTAATGCATCAGCCGCGCGCGCCTCAACTGCCTCAGGTACGTTGCCTGAGAACAACGAGAATCTGGCGTTACGAGCGATTTTAAAACATCCCAGCCCGATCAAAGAACCGATCAGAGCACCACCACCGATACTAATAACCGGTCCGGGTAAATTGATTATAGTCCCAAGGAAAGGTCTGATCGGAGTCAGGATCAGAAAAGGAATGCCGGCTGCTATGCCGCATACAATCGAATTGAGCAAGCCGAGTGCCGTGCTAAATTTTGTCGTATCCTCGCGACAACGATACTCGCAATAAAGCAGACCGATCAGAAGTGCCAGCGGCGAACAAATATTGAAGAAGCTGCGAGGCAAAAGTACCACACACGTAATCAAAAAGTAGGAAGCGCAGATCGCCGCCACCATAAAAGCGATCCTGTTCGATCGGGCGGCTCCAGTCAAAAGTGCAGCCCAAGCGCACGGCAAACTAATCATCCAGAGCACCACAGCCCAACCTGGCGCAATTCCTTCGAAACCAGAGAAAGCAGTTATTTTGACCGCCCAGAGGTTCCATGAGGTAAGCGGAATGAGCATGCACAAGATAGCGCACATCTGAAAAATGGGGCGCAAAAGAGCAACCGTTTCTACCGGTGCCCCAGTCAGGTCTAACCTGTTTTTAGAGTAAGTTCGCCAGTAAAATCTTTCGACAACTTTCCATGTCGGTTGCACTAATTTGTTGTCTTTGAACTTTTTCCATCGTGGCGCAATGCGCGGATGTTCAAGGATTTTTCCCAGCAACCCAGTCAGAAAGTTGACGGCAGTAACGAACCACGGAAATAGTCCGGCCAGATAGTTACCGAACTTTCTCAGTGCGGCGATGATCTGAATGGGATTCATCAGAATGGCGCCCGGGGTCTCATGACACGAAATTCCTCGATCTTCGTATGGAAACCATAGATAATAACCTCTTGACCGCGGCACCGGCAGAAGCAGTCAAAGGCACTCCAGGTTTCTATTGCGGAGACGCCGTCGCAGCTGGTGGCAATAATAGTATCCTCATCTAAGTTGAAAGATGCTACTGGTGATATTTTATCGGGATTTTATAGTGCAAAAGTTATTGTTAGGCTGGCGCAACAAGTATTTTGAAAAGCAGTTAAACAATCGGATAGGAGATCTGGACGGTTGACCGTATACGATCAAATTGGCACCGGATACGACACCACTAGAAAAGCGGACCCTTTTATTACCGCGCGCCTGGCTGCGCATTTACAGATTCAAGAAGACCAAAGTTATTTAGATGTTGCATGCGGCACAGGTAATTACACTGTCGAAATTTCAGTCAAGCACGGCGGGCTCTGGACGGGAATAGACGAGTCTTCAAAGATGATCGCCGAAGCACGTCGAAAAAGCGATCGGGTCAATTGGGTACTGAGCCCATGCGAGTCTATTGCAGCCGATGACGAGACCTTTGATGGCGCCATCTGCACCCTGGCCATTCACCACTTCGCTTCGCTCGATAAAGCATTTCGAGAGGTATTTCGAGTGATGAGAAGCGGCAGATTCGTAATCTTTACCGCAACGCCGCAGCAGATGCAGTCTTACTGGCTCTGCGAATATTTTCCACAGGCACTAAAGGCTGCAATAAAGCAGATGCCTTCTGAGCAAGACGTTTCGGAGTCGTTGCGTAACGCCGGGTTCAGAATATGTTCGACAGAAAAATATGAAATCAGGCGTGATTTAAGAGACTTCTTTCTCTACAGTGGAAAGTTCAACCCGGAGATGTATTTAGATCCAATCGCACGATCTGGAATCTCGACATTTGCCAATCTCGCCAGTCCTTCAGAGATACAAATCGGCTGCGAACGACTGTCGCACGATATAAAATCAGGCAAAATTTACGAAATTCAACGCAAGTACGAACATGACAGTGGAGACTATCTGTTTATCACCACCGAGAAACAGAACGAGTGCCACACAAACGAATAAAACTAGATACTTCTATTCCAACGAATGAACGCTAGATATTCCGCACCAACGAATGAAGGCTAGATAACAGCCGTTCCAACAGGTGACGTGAAAGCCTTTTGCTTATAGTCTGTCTGAGCCATAACTTGCTCGTAAATGGGTTTGACTTCTTCAACCGTGCCCTCGGCGATCAGCCGCCCTTCATTGACAAGAACGGCTCGCTGACAGAATCTATCGACGATGCGCATATTGTGCGTCACCACGATAATTGTGGTGCCCTGCTCTTGTAGCTCACGCACTTTCTGATTGCACTTATTGATGAATCGCTCGTCTCCAACGGCCAGCGCTTCATCAACAAGAAGAACTTCCGGATCGACACTAATTGCCGTAGCGAACGCCAAACGCACGCCCATGCCGCTCGAATAAGTCTTGAGCGGTTGATCGAAAAATTCTCCAACTTCAGCAAACGCAGCGATGCTGTCCATTCTTTCCAACATTTCTTCTTTGGAAATGCCGAGCATCATTCCATTCATCAAAACGTTTTCGCGCCCGCTGTAGTCAGGCTGAAAGCCTGCTCCCAGCTCCAGAATGGCGGTTACACGACCACGAACCGTTACAGTTCCATAGGTCGGACGCATCACTCCTGCCACCAACTGCAGTAGCGTCGATTTACCGGCTCCATTTGGCCCAAGAACTGCCGTCGTGCAATTTTCAAACTTTACTGACATATCGCGAAGTGCCCAGTACTCCCGGTGATAGCACTTACGATTACGAAAAACGACTTCTTTCAAACGGTCAATTGGACGGTCATAGATGTTATGACGCTTCGAGACGTTGTCTAATTCAACTTTGTATTTTTCTACTTGCTCTGTCATCTTACATAATGTCCGCAAATGACTTCTTCGTCTTCTGGAAGAAGCCGTAACCCAGAGCCCATACGATTACTGCAACGGCAGTATAACTTGCGTATACCGGCCAGTTTGGTGCCAGTCCTTCCAGCAAAACTCTTCGATAGTCAGTGACAATTCCAGCCATCGGATTGATCCAGATCAGAAACTGCAAATTCTCAGGCAGCGCTGTGGCGGGATAGACAATCGGCGTGGCATACATCCAGGCAGACAAGCCAAGCGCCATGATATGACGGATATCGCGGATGTAGACACCCAAGCTGGCGAGCAGGCAGCTCAATCCACCGGCGAAAAGTATCTGTGACACCATGATTAGAGGAAGGAAGAGAATTGTCGGGTGCACGGTGTGCAACGCAAATACCGATGCGACAAACAAAATGCTGAATGCCACCAATTCGCTCATCAAAGACGAAATTACCAGCACCACAGGTAGTATCTGTAGCGGAAATACGACTCGCTTGACCAGATTTGGCGATTCCAAAATCACCGTGGTCGAACGCGACAACGACTCAGCCAGGCAGCTCCAGGGGAGCAGCCCAGCCATGAGATAAAGCGCGAAATTGCCGGTGCTGTCACTAGCTCCGAACTTGACTTTCAGAACAACAGAGAACAAGAACGTGTAGAGAATCAAGTGACCGATGGGATTGATCAGAGGCCAGAAGGCGCCCAGGAGCGAACCTTTGTAGCGCCCAATGAAATCACGATGAACCATCAAGCGAATCAGCGCTCGATTGCCCCAGAGCGTTGTTGGAGCTTCCGCGCCCTCGGCTACGGTCGAAATGCGACGACCAGGAACCCGGGGTTTTGATTCTTCTTGCTGTATCGGTCTTTCTGAAATTGCAGCGGTCACTTGAAAACCCGAAGCCTTGATGCCAATCCCGAATCCATTTGGATTTCAAGATGGTAGCACCTTACTCGTAATTGCTCATTACAAGCCTGCTAATGTTCGGCTCCGATTAAGGAGTGGTCGAAGTGCTTGTTGTCGTTTCAGTGCTGGTTGCGGTGCTTGTGCTTGTTTCAGCAGCTGGAGCGTCTGTCGTTTCGGACTTCTTAACAGATGTGCTCTTTTCGGCAACAGGTTTTGCTGGCTTGGCGGTCTTGCCACCCTTTGGTGCAGGGGCGGAACCATCCCAGTTCAAACCTTTGCGAACTTCGTCGGCAGGAAGGTCGAAAGCGGAGACCACAGTCACCTTTGCGCCGGTCTTGTCGGTGTATTGCAAGATACCTGTGTATTTGTCGCCAAATTCATAGATTTCGCCAGGATTTTTGACCTTGTCTGACTTCATCTGAGAATCGTCTACTTTCGACTGAGGCGGGGCATCAGCAGGAAGCAGGAGTTTCAATGATTCAAGCGCATCTTCTTTTGGAATTGGAGTCGTAACGTAGAGCGACTGCAACACGAAACACTTGCCATTTTTGCACTTTGCGACGTATTGACCGTTCTTCTTGTCATAAGTCCGGCTCAGATACTGGCTGCTGCCGGCGGCAGTGGCGGCTGGTTTAGGGTCAACAACGAATGTGATGGTGGCATCTTTGAATGTTGATTCAGGCATACCGACTTTGACTGTGTCCAACTGAACTGTGCCTTGCGGGGTCACGTTGGTGGTATTGCTGGCATTCTTTGTGCACGAACTGAGGCTCACCACAGAGACAAGCGCAACGCTCACGGACAGTGCATTTTTCTTGAAGAGGGTCACATCGAACATTCTTATTACTCCGAAGGATATACGTTTGCAGCCCTGAATGACGAGGGAATTGCTAGTTCAGTTTAGCCGGTTGCATGGCGTATTTGGGCGCTCGTAACGCGCTCATTATGAATTCTATATAAGCGCTGGAGCTGATGAATTTTGTTGCCGTTGAAGGCGAAAACGCTCAGCCAATAATGCTTTACAAAGGATGCGAACTCTTTGCCGCGGCAATTGCAGAGAAATTTGTTTGTTTAACTAAATTTTGTGCAAGAGCGTTGAAAAACTTCTTGGCACCACGACCGTTCAAATGACTGCAATCCTCGAAATCGGTCAAACTGAACATGCTGTGATCGTCCATGTCCATATAAGTGACGTGATACTTCTCAGTTGTATCTTTGAGGAATTTGTAATAGCGCTCGCGCAGAGTCGGATCGACCAGAGCGCGATTGGGAGCGGTAATCGGCATGTTAACAACCACCATCGGAATGCCGTTCTCGTGCGCCATGCGAATCATCTCACCGAAATTATGTTCGTGTTGATTGAAAAGCTTCACATTGGGCGGATAGTAGCGCATTTTGTAGTGAGCGAGGTCTGCCAGCGGATTGTTCTTTTTGACCGTGTCTGAGATGGCATCATCAATATCAAGGCGAGTCTTCGAGGCGTAGGCAGTGGGCAGCATCTGACCTTTGTTGCCTTTGTATGCGGCAGCACGAAACAGATCTGTAGGATGCCCTGACAGATCACTCAAATACGCCGCACCATACAACCTCAAGTAACCAAAAAACTTTTCTACAGCGTCCAGATTATGCGGTGCAACGGTGCGCTCGACATTCTGCGCAATCACCTCATAAAACGGCTTGCCCTGCGGAAACTTGTACTTCAAAAGGGATTGATGCACATAGGTATTATCGACAACAGGCTGATCGTTAGACATAAACTCAGCCGGTGCTGTAGCTACGATGACAAAGTTTGGACGTTTGCCCAGTTCCATAGCGCGCTGAAAGATCAGCTGATAATCAGATGCCATACAGCCTCTCAGCGCCATATTAAGCACGTTCACATCAGCGCCAAGATCTTTCTTGAGTTGATTTTCAAAGTATGTCGCTTTGTCGTAGTCGTTAGCAAAACGAGCTTCTCGCAGCTCCTTATTGATCGACATGTCACTTACTTCAGCAGCAGTACGCATCAGAGACGATCCCATTAGCACCACTGACGGTTCATGATCGTTAGTAGATAGGTACTTGATCGCTTTGCTGCAGTGCCGATCAGGATTGGGGAATTGCTGCTGATACCATTCCGGCAGAAGCACAGGTACAAGACCGGTTGCAATGGCGTCCACACCGATAAGCAAAATAACAATCAGCACAAACGGGCTACTGGCTAAACGCCTCCAGCCCTTCTGCTTTGTCGTTGTCGATTCTGCTCCCATTGTCGCCCTAGAATTGGAAATAGATAAATGGCGCGGACGCGTTGGAAAGGAATGTGATCATGAGCACTACCAGCGCACTCCAGTAGACGGCTTTGACCGGCACAGGAACCACCTTGAATGCCTGTTTTTCAATCAGTTTGCCGAGCGGATAATTGATCAGCAGAAGCACCACAGTCATTGCGATCACGATCGGCACGACAAGAGGCATTTCCTGCTTCAAAACAAGGAACTGATGCCCTTCGACCGGCGTAAAGATTGGATGCAGCAGTACCATGCGCTTAATGTAGTTGAATGCGACATTGATATTGGTCATTCCGAAAAACACGCAACCGACCACAACAGCATTGAATGTAAGCAGCATGGAAAGCGCATGGAAGATTTTCGACTCCCAGAATTTCTGCAGTTGCGGCAGCATGGCCTTGAGCCCGACGAATTCACGATGAACGATCAAGCAGAGTCCATGGTAGATACCCCAGACGACGAAGTTCCAGGACGCTCCATGCCACAATCCGCCCAGCGCCATTGTGACGAAGAGATTCCAGTTCACCTGCCACTTGGTACCACGGGAGCCACCAATCGGTATGAACAAATAGTCGCGCAACCAGGTCGACAAAGAAATGTGCCAGCGCTTCCAAAAATCAGCCATATTGGCGGCGATGAAAGGCAAGTTGAAGTTGATTGGAATGTGGTATCCGAACAACATCGCCGAACCGCGACCGATGTCGGTATAAGCCGAAAAGTCGAAGTAAATTTGGAAAGCGAATGCGTAAGCGAAAAGCCACAGTTCGATGGCGCCGAATGCTGATGGATCGGCAAATCCCATCTGCACGAAAGTAGACAGGTTGTTGGCCAGAAGCAGCTTCTTAGCCATTCCGGTAATGATCAAAGGCACGCCTTCGTCGAAGTCCGAAAGATGCGGCTTCTTCTCTTCCAGCATCTGCGCCACAAAATCTGGGTAGCGCTTAACTGGTCCGGCAATTTGAGTCGGGAAAAAGGCGGCAAAAAGGGCGAAGAGCACAAATGAGTTGACCGGCTTATTGCCCCGGTAAATTTCGAATAGATAGTGAATAAACTCAAATGTGAAGAACGAAATACCCAGCGGAAGGATGATATTGGTCACCCAGCCCGGGTTATGGTGTGTAACGAGCCCTACGGCCGCGGAAGCAGAGGTGACGGCAAAACCGGCGTACTTGAAAATGCCAAGTGTGAGCA from Candidatus Melainabacteria bacterium encodes the following:
- a CDS encoding class I SAM-dependent methyltransferase, with the translated sequence MTVYDQIGTGYDTTRKADPFITARLAAHLQIQEDQSYLDVACGTGNYTVEISVKHGGLWTGIDESSKMIAEARRKSDRVNWVLSPCESIAADDETFDGAICTLAIHHFASLDKAFREVFRVMRSGRFVIFTATPQQMQSYWLCEYFPQALKAAIKQMPSEQDVSESLRNAGFRICSTEKYEIRRDLRDFFLYSGKFNPEMYLDPIARSGISTFANLASPSEIQIGCERLSHDIKSGKIYEIQRKYEHDSGDYLFITTEKQNECHTNE
- a CDS encoding ABC transporter ATP-binding protein, translating into MTEQVEKYKVELDNVSKRHNIYDRPIDRLKEVVFRNRKCYHREYWALRDMSVKFENCTTAVLGPNGAGKSTLLQLVAGVMRPTYGTVTVRGRVTAILELGAGFQPDYSGRENVLMNGMMLGISKEEMLERMDSIAAFAEVGEFFDQPLKTYSSGMGVRLAFATAISVDPEVLLVDEALAVGDERFINKCNQKVRELQEQGTTIIVVTHNMRIVDRFCQRAVLVNEGRLIAEGTVEEVKPIYEQVMAQTDYKQKAFTSPVGTAVI
- a CDS encoding ABC transporter permease — translated: MTAAISERPIQQEESKPRVPGRRISTVAEGAEAPTTLWGNRALIRLMVHRDFIGRYKGSLLGAFWPLINPIGHLILYTFLFSVVLKVKFGASDSTGNFALYLMAGLLPWSCLAESLSRSTTVILESPNLVKRVVFPLQILPVVLVISSLMSELVAFSILFVASVFALHTVHPTILFLPLIMVSQILFAGGLSCLLASLGVYIRDIRHIMALGLSAWMYATPIVYPATALPENLQFLIWINPMAGIVTDYRRVLLEGLAPNWPVYASYTAVAVIVWALGYGFFQKTKKSFADIM
- a CDS encoding MBOAT family protein, whose translation is MLFTTLQYLLFLPCVVALFWVLPHKLRLPMLLIASYIFYMSWIPQFILLIVPMTFLNWLWGFYMHRHMDKRKLLLGIGIGLNLLTLGIFKYAGFAVTSASAAVGLVTHHNPGWVTNIILPLGISFFTFEFIHYLFEIYRGNKPVNSFVLFALFAAFFPTQIAGPVKRYPDFVAQMLEEKKPHLSDFDEGVPLIITGMAKKLLLANNLSTFVQMGFADPSAFGAIELWLFAYAFAFQIYFDFSAYTDIGRGSAMLFGYHIPINFNLPFIAANMADFWKRWHISLSTWLRDYLFIPIGGSRGTKWQVNWNLFVTMALGGLWHGASWNFVVWGIYHGLCLIVHREFVGLKAMLPQLQKFWESKIFHALSMLLTFNAVVVGCVFFGMTNINVAFNYIKRMVLLHPIFTPVEGHQFLVLKQEMPLVVPIVIAMTVVLLLINYPLGKLIEKQAFKVVPVPVKAVYWSALVVLMITFLSNASAPFIYFQF